One Cyprinus carpio isolate SPL01 chromosome A16, ASM1834038v1, whole genome shotgun sequence genomic region harbors:
- the LOC109068967 gene encoding calbindin-like: MANAYLQGVEISASQFLDIFHHYDHDGNGYIEGKELQNFIRELQQARKQAGLELTDKMKAFVEKYEQNADGKIGIIELVQILPTEENFLLFFRQQLKSCAEFMEAWRNYDADHSGYIEADELRNFLKDLLQRAKKPYDEKKLEEYTLTTLKIFDSNKDGKLCLSEMARLLPDQENFLLKFQGVKMARKEFNKIFELYDQDRNGYMDENELDALLKDLCEKNNKVLEVSKIPTYKSAIMALSDGGKLYRTELALVLCAEEM, translated from the exons ATGGCAAACGCGTACCTGCAAGGAGTAGAGATCTCAGCATCTCAGTTCCTGGATATATTCCATCATTATGACCACGATG GTAATGGATATATCGAGGGGAAGGAGTTGCAGAATTTTATCAGAGAACTTCAACAAGCTCGAAAACAAGCAGGACTG gaACTAACAGACAAGATGAAGGCCTTTGTGGAGAAATATGAGCAAAATGCTGACGGGAAAATAGGTATCATTGAG CTGGTTCAAATACTACCTACAGAGGAAAACTTCTTGCTATTTTTCAGACAACAACTGAAATCCTGTGCAGAATTTATGGAG GCTTGGAGAAATTATGATGCTGATCACAGTGGATACATCGAAGCTGACGAACTCAGG aattttttgaaaGACCTGCTTCAGAGGGCTAAAAAACCATATGATGAGAAGAAATTAGAGGAGTACACACTGACTACA ctgaaaaTTTTCGATTCAAATAAAGATGGGAAATTATGTCTGTCAGAAATGGCACG gctGTTACCGGACCAGGAGAATTTTCTACTAAAATTTCAG GGGGTAAAAATGGCCAGAAAAGAGTTCAACAAGATTTTTGAGTTATATGATCAG GACAGGAACGGTTACATGGATGAAAATGAGCTTGACGCCCTCCTTAAAGAcctttgtgaaaaaaacaacaag GTTCTGGAAGTCAGCAAAATCCCGACGTATAAGAGCGCCATCATGGCTCTGTCTGACGGAGGAAAGCTCTACAGAACAGAGTTAGCGCTGGTGTTGTGCGCAGAGGAGATGTGA
- the LOC122148022 gene encoding purine nucleoside phosphorylase-like: MHTEENSCCCSFDDCKLTTEWLLSRTRHRPKIAIVCGSGLGLLTDSVSNKQTFRYEDIPNFPVSTVPGHEGSLVFGQIKGKSCVFMQGRFHLYEGYSLCKVTFPVRIFKLMGVETIAVTNASGGLCQDFKVGDIMVIKDHINLPGFAGQHPLCGPNDERFGIRFPCMSDAYSKDLRKLVLDITAELGYSNFVHEGVYCMVSGPNFETIAEARMLHILGSDSVGMSTVPEVTVAKHCGLRVLGLSLITNKVSLDYSHEEKVNHEEVLQISKMRTEMLKNVLVTFIARSHQVETINNSNCIYSNAM; the protein is encoded by the exons ATGCACACCGAGGAAAACTCATG CTGCTGTTCCTTTGATGACTGCAAACTGACTACAGAATGGCTGCTGAGCAGGACGAGACACAGGCCAAAGATAGCTATCGTGTGCGGCTCTGGACTGGGACTTCTCACAGACAGTGTCTCAAATAAACAGACCTTCCGCTATGAGGACATTCCCAATTTCCCAGTGAGCACAG TTCCTGGTCATGAAGGGAGCCTGGTGTTTGGTCAAATCAAAGGCAAGTCATGTGTCTTCATGCAAGGAAGGTTCCATCTCTACGAGGGTTACTCATTGTGTAAG GTCACGTTCCCCGTGCGGATCTTCAAACTGATGGGTGTGGAGACCATTGCTGTGACAAATGCCTCGGGAGGTCTTTGTCAGGATTTCAAAGTGGGAGACATCATGGTCATTAAAGACCATATTAACTTGCCAGGGTTTGCTGGACAGCACCCACTGTGTGGACCCAATGATGAACG ATTTGGGATCCGGTTTCCTTGCATGTCTGACGCATACAGCAAAGACCTGAGGAAACTTGTTTTGGACATCACTGCTGAGCTGGGCTACTCTAATTTTGTGCATGAGGGTGTCTACTGTATGGTTAGTGGACCCAACTTTGAGACCATCGCTGAGGCACGCATGCTGCACATCTTGGGGAGCGACTCTGTTG GCATGAGCACGGTTCCTGAGGTGACGGTAGCCAAGCATTGTGGACTGCGGGTCCTGGGTCTCTCACTGATCACCAACAAGGTTTCTCTGGACTACAGCCACGAGGAGAAAGTGAATCACGAGGAGGTGCTGCAGATCAGCAAGATGAGAACTGAGATGCTCAAGAACGTGCTCGTAACCTTCATCGCTCGCTCTCACCAAGTGGAGACCATTAACAACAGCAACTGCATCTACTCAAATGCCATGTAG